From a single Candidatus Saccharibacteria bacterium genomic region:
- a CDS encoding translation initiation factor IF-2, which translates to MQRTIEIDQLITVGALADLLMLPVTKLIGELMKNGVFATVNEKIDYETAQIIVGELGIEVELVRKKAEKDAPKDRSERRSSGGEQRPPIIAVMGHVDHGKTSLLDQIRGSSVAKGEAGGITQHISAYQIEHKGRGITFLDTPGHEAFAALREHGAHLTDLVIIVVAADDGIKPQTLEAIRFARKAGVRMIVAMNKMDKEGANPDRLKQQLAEQNLLIEEWGGDTVVVPVSAKTGEGIDKLIEMVLLVTDIEELKARSDVPARGLVIESHMEKGRGSIAEVLVEEGTLKVGQFIVAGGSYAKVRNLESTLGKALKSAGPSTPAVIVGFKTLPQFGDEFRAVSSEREARELSAAHTAKESSNVYNNLSSGELLRMMNRSTNLSERNIIVKADVQGSLTSVIDSLKALDTEEVAVRVIGSGVGNVNENDVLMAHSSDAIIYGFQVGLPSGVKQLAARDKVNVRLYRVIYELIDDVKAELSSLLAPEVVETVKGRLVVKAVFKTTKTEVICGGEVISGKLSMPATVRVSRKGDEIAEAQLTLLKRGPQEASEVIEGELCGISLKTSGKLIIEEGDELQFFTREVKERTL; encoded by the coding sequence ATGCAACGGACTATCGAAATCGATCAGCTCATTACGGTTGGCGCTCTGGCCGATCTACTGATGTTACCAGTCACCAAGTTGATTGGTGAACTAATGAAAAACGGCGTTTTTGCTACCGTCAACGAAAAAATTGACTACGAAACCGCGCAGATCATTGTCGGGGAGTTAGGCATAGAAGTTGAACTAGTGCGCAAAAAAGCCGAAAAAGATGCGCCCAAGGATCGCTCCGAGCGCCGCAGTAGCGGTGGCGAACAGCGACCACCAATTATTGCTGTGATGGGACATGTCGATCACGGCAAAACTAGCCTACTCGACCAAATCCGCGGCAGCAGTGTCGCCAAAGGCGAGGCCGGTGGCATCACTCAACACATCAGTGCGTATCAGATTGAGCATAAGGGTCGTGGTATCACATTTTTAGATACTCCAGGGCACGAAGCTTTTGCAGCCCTTCGTGAACATGGCGCGCATCTGACAGACCTTGTAATAATCGTGGTAGCTGCCGATGACGGTATCAAGCCGCAGACTTTAGAGGCCATACGTTTTGCACGCAAGGCTGGAGTGCGCATGATCGTTGCCATGAACAAAATGGATAAAGAGGGCGCTAACCCCGACAGGCTAAAGCAGCAGCTTGCCGAACAAAACCTTCTGATAGAAGAATGGGGCGGTGACACGGTCGTTGTGCCGGTCTCAGCTAAAACAGGCGAAGGTATCGACAAGCTTATCGAAATGGTCCTGCTTGTTACCGACATCGAAGAGTTAAAGGCGCGATCAGATGTCCCAGCCAGAGGCCTGGTCATAGAATCACATATGGAAAAAGGCCGCGGTTCTATCGCCGAAGTTCTAGTGGAGGAGGGCACACTCAAAGTCGGCCAATTTATTGTGGCCGGTGGCTCTTACGCCAAAGTTCGCAATCTTGAAAGTACGCTCGGTAAAGCACTAAAGTCGGCTGGCCCTTCAACCCCAGCGGTTATCGTTGGGTTCAAAACTCTGCCACAGTTTGGCGACGAATTCCGCGCAGTTAGCAGTGAGCGCGAGGCTCGTGAGCTTTCGGCAGCCCATACCGCCAAGGAATCTTCCAATGTTTACAACAACCTATCCAGTGGTGAACTTTTGCGCATGATGAATCGCAGCACCAACCTAAGCGAGCGCAACATTATCGTAAAAGCAGATGTCCAAGGCTCTTTGACGAGTGTCATCGACAGCCTAAAGGCCCTAGATACCGAAGAAGTAGCCGTTAGAGTAATCGGTTCTGGTGTTGGCAATGTCAATGAAAACGACGTTTTGATGGCGCACAGTTCCGATGCCATTATCTATGGTTTTCAAGTAGGCCTTCCTAGTGGTGTCAAGCAATTGGCTGCTCGTGACAAAGTTAATGTGCGTCTTTACCGCGTAATTTACGAACTAATTGATGATGTCAAAGCCGAACTATCTAGCTTGCTAGCTCCCGAAGTAGTCGAAACCGTAAAGGGCCGCCTAGTAGTTAAGGCAGTTTTCAAAACCACCAAAACAGAAGTTATCTGCGGCGGTGAAGTCATAAGCGGCAAATTGTCGATGCCAGCCACAGTTCGAGTTAGCCGCAAAGGCGATGAGATCGCCGAAGCCCAGCTCACCCTACTTAAGCGTGGTCCTCAAGAGGCCAGTGAAGTCATCGAGGGTGAACTTTGTGGGATATCGCTGAAGACTAGCGGCAAGCTAATTATTGAGGAAGGTGACGAGCTACAGTTCTTTACGCGCGAGGTAAAAGAGCGTACTCTATAA
- a CDS encoding transposase → MSRSTGVHTRIGAMFPGLSRVQETVSLSKEAKVRLKWVDYYLGHEKNASLTCRHFGIVRSCFYKWLNRFNSLGLSGLETVSTKPKNTRCSLVPSEVVSLVKALRKANPEYSKYKLQTILKRDYGYSLSASTIGRITTHYKLFFAPPVKPKNHPRRLASLKKRRKPTGFKAVKPGQLIEVDVKHLPSIGAKRYGFVAIDVVSKQVAVHVSSTISSAQGALAWRKAVHKLGLPDAVLTDNGSENMGAFTALLSTQTTEHYWARPRTPKDKPHVERFIGTLERECIQWGGLAIDIKDQQDIINTWLDKYHDYRPHQSLGYLTPNEYRSKLEIELSSM, encoded by the coding sequence ATGAGTAGAAGTACCGGGGTTCATACTCGGATAGGTGCTATGTTTCCAGGACTTAGTAGAGTCCAGGAAACAGTGAGTTTGTCCAAGGAAGCTAAGGTCAGGTTAAAGTGGGTCGACTACTATCTTGGACACGAAAAGAATGCTTCTTTGACGTGTCGACACTTTGGTATAGTTAGGAGTTGTTTCTACAAATGGTTAAACAGATTTAATTCTTTGGGCTTAAGTGGACTGGAGACCGTTAGTACCAAACCAAAGAATACGCGCTGCAGTCTTGTGCCTAGTGAAGTTGTGTCGCTTGTAAAAGCACTCAGAAAAGCCAACCCAGAGTATTCAAAGTACAAACTACAGACAATCCTAAAACGAGACTACGGCTATTCTCTGAGCGCCTCCACCATTGGCCGTATCACAACTCACTACAAGCTTTTCTTTGCTCCTCCAGTTAAGCCCAAGAACCATCCTCGGAGGCTAGCTAGCCTCAAGAAGCGGCGTAAGCCCACTGGGTTCAAGGCAGTAAAGCCAGGACAACTAATCGAGGTAGATGTAAAACATCTACCTAGCATAGGCGCAAAACGCTATGGCTTCGTAGCTATTGATGTAGTCTCCAAGCAGGTGGCTGTCCATGTCAGTTCAACAATCTCAAGCGCTCAGGGAGCGCTTGCTTGGCGTAAGGCAGTCCATAAGCTAGGGTTGCCTGATGCGGTGCTAACCGACAACGGGAGCGAGAACATGGGTGCGTTTACTGCTCTCCTAAGCACTCAGACCACCGAACACTATTGGGCTAGACCCAGAACACCTAAAGACAAACCACACGTTGAGAGGTTTATTGGAACTCTTGAAAGGGAGTGCATCCAGTGGGGTGGCCTAGCCATAGACATCAAAGATCAGCAGGACATCATAAACACCTGGCTGGACAAGTATCATGATTACAGACCTCACCAATCCCTAGGCTATTTGACACCAAACGAGTATAGGTCCAAACTAGAGATAGAGTTGTCCTCGATGTAG
- a CDS encoding ArsR family transcriptional regulator, which yields MLDTFITSRVRRKIVVVYAKYPDFKTHVRGLAKLIKEDAGNIQRELKRLEKVGFLLSEKQGNTKVYHTNKHFLIFKELQSIVLKSQRTNQRKSQ from the coding sequence ATGCTTGATACATTTATCACCTCAAGAGTTAGACGCAAAATCGTTGTGGTTTATGCTAAATATCCTGACTTCAAAACCCATGTTCGTGGTTTAGCTAAGCTTATCAAAGAAGATGCTGGCAACATCCAGCGCGAGCTCAAAAGACTAGAAAAAGTCGGTTTCTTGCTTAGTGAAAAGCAGGGTAATACCAAGGTCTACCACACCAATAAGCACTTCCTTATTTTCAAAGAACTACAAAGTATTGTCCTAAAAAGCCAGCGCACTAATCAACGTAAGTCCCAGTAG
- the priA gene encoding primosomal protein N': protein MYYDVETLIQFAGKSSIFTYSSGNEIAVNTLVALPFGKKLIPGVVLRQNPKAPSFEAKEITNLEKTIVLGERFLDFARWFKSYYAFKSDELSPLFLPNYLLTRAKKEILGKTAPTSKIQDQPPLTKAQLSALKSIEKSKAPIILEGVVGSGKTRIYFEAAQKTLDAGKSVLILSPEIPLSEHLYKRALNFFGSNRVVNYHSEMSAAVRRSIWQKIASNQEPLVLIGPRSALFLPVKDYGLICVDEFHENAYKQLDGIHYHANDVSAALAKIHGAKIIYGSATPPIREYYFSVVKKYTNIKLNLLATGNNTKRQIEIIDQKDRKDFTKNPYLSNKVVQSIANALSHKHQVMVLHNRRGSARLVLCESCAWKFECPKCDNNLVYHQDKNKAICHTCGYSSRLPVVCPDCGSSEILLKSLGTKSLAAEVSRIFPDYKVARFDSDNSKQDSLSSRLNELEDGQIDILVGTQLLAKGLDLPKLGLVVITSADSLLQLPDFASSERLYQLIAQASGRVGRGHTDGLCIIQTYQPDHVAFTMLRGADWRGFYEAELVERRLHDYPPYTFMLKLSARRKTESGADKAASTLADSLKKTKGVVVLGPAPGLKAKENNQYIRQIIVKSRDRKKLLAIAWALPAGWTADLDPTSLL from the coding sequence ATGTACTACGATGTGGAGACACTGATTCAGTTTGCTGGAAAATCTAGTATATTTACCTATTCATCAGGTAATGAAATCGCTGTTAACACCCTTGTGGCCTTGCCTTTTGGTAAAAAACTAATTCCTGGGGTGGTGCTCCGACAGAACCCTAAGGCTCCAAGCTTTGAGGCAAAAGAAATAACTAATCTCGAAAAAACCATTGTACTTGGCGAGAGATTCTTGGACTTTGCTCGCTGGTTCAAGTCCTATTACGCATTTAAAAGCGATGAATTGTCTCCACTTTTTTTACCAAACTACCTGCTTACTAGAGCAAAAAAAGAGATTTTAGGTAAAACTGCCCCAACATCTAAAATCCAAGATCAGCCACCACTAACTAAAGCTCAGCTATCAGCTCTAAAATCAATAGAAAAATCGAAAGCGCCAATAATATTGGAGGGTGTAGTAGGTAGCGGCAAAACAAGAATCTATTTTGAAGCGGCTCAGAAAACACTTGATGCAGGCAAAAGTGTGCTAATTTTATCGCCCGAAATACCTCTCAGTGAGCACCTTTACAAGAGAGCGCTGAACTTTTTTGGTTCTAATAGAGTTGTGAATTACCACTCGGAGATGAGTGCTGCTGTTAGACGTTCCATTTGGCAAAAAATAGCAAGCAACCAAGAACCACTGGTGCTGATTGGCCCACGTTCTGCCCTGTTTTTGCCTGTCAAAGATTATGGTCTGATTTGCGTAGACGAGTTCCACGAAAACGCATACAAACAGCTCGATGGGATACACTATCATGCAAATGACGTAAGTGCCGCGCTTGCCAAAATTCACGGTGCAAAAATTATCTATGGCAGCGCGACTCCACCGATTCGTGAATACTACTTTAGTGTTGTTAAAAAGTATACAAATATAAAACTCAATCTGCTGGCAACCGGCAATAATACGAAAAGACAGATAGAAATTATCGATCAAAAAGATCGAAAAGACTTTACTAAAAACCCATACCTGAGCAACAAAGTAGTTCAGTCGATTGCAAATGCGTTGTCACATAAACATCAAGTTATGGTTTTACATAACCGGCGTGGGAGTGCTAGGCTGGTACTATGTGAGAGTTGTGCTTGGAAATTCGAGTGCCCGAAATGCGATAATAATCTGGTTTATCACCAGGACAAAAATAAGGCGATCTGCCATACCTGTGGCTATAGTTCAAGACTGCCAGTTGTCTGTCCTGACTGTGGTAGTAGTGAGATACTACTTAAAAGCTTAGGCACTAAGTCTCTAGCTGCTGAGGTTAGCCGGATTTTTCCTGACTACAAGGTAGCAAGATTTGACTCTGATAACAGTAAACAAGACAGCCTTAGTAGTAGACTAAATGAGCTAGAAGACGGGCAGATAGATATTTTAGTTGGGACACAACTACTAGCTAAAGGCTTGGACCTACCTAAACTAGGCTTGGTTGTAATTACTTCTGCCGATAGCCTACTTCAGCTACCTGATTTCGCCAGTAGTGAAAGACTATACCAATTAATCGCCCAGGCTAGCGGACGGGTAGGACGAGGCCACACCGATGGTCTCTGCATAATTCAGACTTACCAACCAGATCATGTGGCCTTTACTATGCTCCGTGGTGCTGATTGGAGAGGTTTTTATGAGGCCGAGCTAGTCGAGAGACGGCTGCATGACTACCCACCATATACTTTTATGCTAAAACTATCGGCCAGAAGAAAAACTGAATCAGGTGCAGACAAGGCTGCTTCGACACTCGCGGATTCACTCAAAAAGACTAAGGGTGTAGTCGTACTGGGCCCAGCTCCAGGCCTAAAAGCTAAAGAGAACAATCAATACATTCGTCAGATAATCGTCAAATCTAGGGATAGAAAAAAACTACTAGCGATTGCTTGGGCTTTACCGGCTGGATGGACGGCTGATCTGGACCCGACTAGCTTGTTGTGA
- a CDS encoding S1 RNA-binding domain-containing protein: MSKAVTMDDLLASSDIKQLKSGDVVEGTVSSVLKHEVWIDLGSYGSGMVVRRELGNQTLEPGQSLVVSVVDPEMDEGYALLSMRRAAKDRGWDELTRVQQAGETIEVQAYDANRGGLLIELEGIRGFLPVSQLSPDHYPRVSGADKDEILQKLNSLVKIPLSVRVLDVSKKENKLIFSEKEAIKDRMQARFESLKVGDEVEGIVTGVIDFGAFVNVDGIEGLIHISEISWERVEDPRKYVKTGEKVKAKIIAIDKERLSLSLKQMQEDPWLGEVKQFKKGDQVEGRVTRITPFGAFVQLSPSVEALVHVSELGDGEGNDPEKVFKVNETKNFTVIDIDEESRKIALSLKGKADKPAKKSAKKADSSKEAEADK; encoded by the coding sequence ATGTCTAAAGCAGTAACTATGGATGATCTTTTAGCTTCATCCGATATAAAACAACTAAAGTCTGGAGACGTTGTCGAAGGGACAGTCTCTAGCGTACTAAAGCATGAGGTGTGGATCGATCTTGGTTCTTACGGCTCAGGTATGGTCGTTCGACGTGAGTTGGGTAATCAGACCCTAGAACCAGGCCAAAGTTTGGTAGTAAGCGTCGTTGATCCTGAGATGGACGAAGGCTATGCACTGCTTAGTATGCGTCGCGCCGCCAAAGATCGCGGTTGGGATGAGCTTACCAGGGTTCAACAAGCCGGCGAAACTATCGAAGTACAAGCCTATGATGCTAACAGAGGCGGCTTACTGATCGAGCTAGAAGGAATTCGTGGGTTCTTACCTGTTAGCCAGCTTTCACCCGATCATTATCCACGTGTTTCTGGTGCCGACAAAGACGAAATTCTGCAGAAGTTAAATTCCTTGGTCAAGATACCGCTGAGCGTACGTGTTCTCGATGTTAGCAAAAAAGAAAATAAACTGATTTTCAGTGAAAAAGAAGCTATCAAAGATCGCATGCAAGCTCGTTTTGAATCGCTCAAAGTCGGCGATGAAGTAGAAGGCATTGTCACCGGTGTGATTGATTTTGGTGCCTTTGTTAACGTAGACGGTATCGAAGGCTTAATCCATATCAGTGAAATCAGCTGGGAAAGAGTCGAAGACCCTCGTAAATACGTCAAAACCGGTGAAAAAGTAAAAGCCAAAATCATCGCTATCGACAAAGAGCGCCTCAGTCTTAGCCTTAAGCAGATGCAAGAAGACCCATGGCTAGGTGAAGTTAAGCAGTTCAAAAAAGGCGACCAAGTTGAGGGCCGTGTTACCCGCATCACGCCTTTCGGTGCATTTGTTCAGCTTAGCCCAAGCGTCGAAGCACTTGTTCACGTTTCTGAGCTAGGCGACGGCGAAGGCAACGACCCAGAGAAGGTGTTCAAAGTTAACGAAACCAAGAACTTTACTGTCATCGATATCGATGAAGAATCTCGTAAAATTGCACTAAGCCTCAAAGGCAAGGCCGACAAGCCAGCCAAAAAATCAGCCAAAAAAGCTGATTCCAGCAAAGAGGCCGAAGCCGATAAATAA
- a CDS encoding nucleoside monophosphate kinase, translated as MILLMGVAGAGKSVQGRRLADEKGLPWLSTGEFLRMLVVGERRKQMLAGKLLSDKEIIELANKIFHIIDVKEEFLLDGFPRTIDQADWLYAQHKAGLMEITCVLHMQASEEVVSRRLLSRGRQDDTKESIVKRFAEYNAVTLPIIDSLEKKGIKVHHINAENSPEEVHAEVIKALYS; from the coding sequence ATGATATTACTTATGGGTGTTGCTGGTGCTGGTAAAAGCGTTCAAGGTCGTCGCCTTGCAGACGAGAAGGGTCTACCTTGGCTGTCGACAGGCGAGTTTTTGCGTATGTTGGTTGTCGGCGAGCGCCGCAAACAAATGCTAGCTGGTAAATTACTAAGTGATAAAGAGATTATTGAGCTTGCAAACAAAATTTTTCATATTATTGATGTCAAAGAGGAGTTCTTGCTGGATGGGTTTCCTCGAACAATCGATCAAGCTGATTGGCTATATGCCCAACACAAGGCTGGCCTAATGGAGATAACCTGCGTCCTGCACATGCAGGCTTCAGAAGAAGTTGTAAGTCGGCGCCTTTTAAGCCGAGGACGACAAGACGATACTAAAGAGTCAATCGTCAAGCGTTTTGCTGAGTATAACGCCGTAACCTTACCGATTATAGATAGTCTTGAGAAAAAGGGGATTAAAGTCCACCATATCAATGCTGAGAATAGTCCCGAAGAAGTACATGCCGAAGTTATTAAAGCGTTGTATTCATAA
- the rpsU gene encoding 30S ribosomal protein S21 has protein sequence MIQVSRKDPKEPSESVLRRFTRKVQQSGVLAEVKMIQYFEKPLSKRERRRKAIVRRARKADKMTALKMGKKQ, from the coding sequence ATGATTCAAGTAAGTAGAAAAGACCCTAAAGAGCCGTCTGAAAGTGTACTTCGTCGTTTTACGCGTAAAGTGCAGCAATCTGGTGTCTTGGCAGAAGTCAAGATGATCCAGTATTTTGAGAAGCCTTTGAGTAAGCGTGAGCGACGCCGCAAGGCAATCGTTCGCCGAGCTCGCAAAGCTGACAAAATGACCGCCCTTAAAATGGGTAAAAAGCAGTAG
- the map gene encoding type I methionyl aminopeptidase produces the protein MFTKVKTKNEIENMRTGGRMLAEVLNLLVGQTHAGMTTLEVNELAEAHLKKLGGKPAFKGYQGFPAGLCISVNDAVVHGIPGDYVLQDGDVVGLDFGVNYNGMITDAARTVIVGSSSNEDVKTLVETTQKALDAGIARVIAGCQTGDIAAAVQSVLEAQNLGIVRDLVGHGVGHQLHEDPNIPNFGQAGRGPILKAGMTIAIEPMATLGTHRVYQDRDNWTIRTYDGSLAAHFEDTVLITKDGYEILTRLI, from the coding sequence ATGTTTACCAAAGTTAAAACCAAAAATGAAATCGAAAACATGCGTACCGGCGGGCGTATGTTAGCTGAGGTATTGAATCTTTTGGTAGGACAAACACATGCCGGTATGACCACCTTAGAGGTCAACGAGCTTGCTGAAGCCCATCTTAAAAAACTTGGCGGCAAACCGGCCTTTAAGGGCTATCAGGGCTTCCCGGCAGGCCTATGTATCTCTGTTAATGACGCTGTAGTGCACGGTATCCCTGGAGATTATGTTTTGCAAGATGGTGATGTAGTTGGGCTAGACTTCGGTGTCAACTACAACGGTATGATTACTGACGCCGCTAGAACAGTTATTGTAGGAAGCAGTTCAAATGAAGATGTAAAAACCTTGGTTGAGACTACCCAAAAAGCACTTGACGCTGGTATTGCCAGAGTCATAGCTGGCTGCCAAACTGGTGATATCGCCGCTGCTGTACAATCAGTTCTGGAGGCGCAAAACTTAGGTATAGTTCGTGATCTTGTAGGTCATGGCGTCGGGCACCAACTTCATGAAGACCCAAATATACCAAACTTCGGTCAAGCTGGTCGTGGCCCTATTCTAAAGGCCGGTATGACTATCGCGATTGAGCCTATGGCAACGCTTGGAACGCATCGTGTTTATCAGGATAGAGACAACTGGACAATTAGAACCTACGATGGAAGTTTGGCTGCTCATTTTGAGGACACAGTTCTGATTACCAAAGATGGCTACGAGATCCTAACTCGCTTAATCTAG
- a CDS encoding methionyl-tRNA formyltransferase translates to MGKIRIVFFGSGPVAAESLRLLCSNFDIEAVITKPSTAKEMLNACANSKQFSVNSKKDLDNLFETEKFESKVAVLIDFGIIVSCKVIDYFPFGIVNSHFSLLPEWRGADPITYSILSGQKQTGVSLMLLTEKMDEGQLLAQSDQQIIVGETTSSLTKKLIGRSYAMLVAILPDYLDGKYGPAEQMEASMVTADFPSYSRKLEKSDGLIDWAKPASVIEREIRAFQPWPKSRTRLGDLEVIITRSKVKSQESRVNIGQVIIEDKSLLIQCGSGLLEILELQPAGKKPMTVEAFLAGYKNRIQN, encoded by the coding sequence TTGGGAAAAATAAGAATAGTCTTTTTCGGCAGCGGTCCAGTAGCCGCTGAAAGCTTGAGGCTTTTGTGTAGTAATTTTGACATCGAGGCCGTTATTACCAAACCCAGCACTGCCAAAGAGATGCTAAATGCCTGTGCTAACAGTAAACAGTTCTCAGTAAACAGTAAAAAAGACCTGGATAATTTATTTGAAACTGAGAAGTTTGAGTCAAAAGTAGCTGTACTAATTGATTTTGGCATAATTGTCAGCTGCAAAGTTATAGATTATTTTCCTTTTGGAATAGTAAATAGTCATTTTTCACTCCTACCAGAGTGGCGCGGTGCTGACCCGATCACCTATTCGATACTCTCTGGGCAAAAGCAAACGGGTGTTAGCCTAATGCTTTTAACAGAGAAGATGGACGAAGGCCAGCTTCTAGCTCAGAGCGACCAACAAATAATTGTTGGTGAGACAACGTCGAGCCTCACAAAAAAGCTTATCGGGAGGAGCTACGCGATGCTGGTGGCGATTTTACCGGATTATTTAGATGGCAAATATGGACCTGCCGAACAAATGGAAGCCAGTATGGTGACGGCAGATTTCCCCTCTTACTCAAGAAAGTTGGAAAAGTCAGACGGGCTAATTGATTGGGCTAAGCCGGCCAGTGTAATTGAGCGTGAGATTCGCGCCTTTCAGCCTTGGCCAAAGAGCCGCACCAGACTTGGTGATTTAGAAGTGATTATTACAAGGTCAAAAGTAAAGAGTCAGGAATCAAGAGTCAATATTGGCCAAGTGATAATTGAAGATAAGAGTTTGTTGATTCAATGCGGAAGTGGATTATTAGAAATCTTAGAGCTACAACCTGCCGGTAAAAAACCTATGACAGTCGAGGCCTTTTTGGCGGGCTATAAAAATCGCATCCAAAATTAA
- a CDS encoding GatB/YqeY domain-containing protein: MSLKDKLQQDLKQAMLARDSARSDVIKGLKSAILYAEVATGKRDEGLSDDEIIKLFQKEAKKRSESAQLYIQGGSQERADKELTERTIIEEYLPVAISLEELSSITDQVLKETGLSSMQAMGQVISAVKAKVGPAADGGAIAKLVKERLLR, translated from the coding sequence ATGAGTTTGAAGGATAAACTGCAGCAAGATTTAAAGCAGGCGATGTTGGCGCGCGATTCAGCGCGCAGCGATGTGATTAAAGGTCTAAAAAGCGCCATACTTTATGCAGAAGTAGCCACCGGTAAGAGGGATGAAGGCTTAAGTGATGATGAGATAATCAAACTTTTCCAAAAAGAAGCCAAGAAACGTAGTGAGAGCGCACAGCTATACATTCAAGGCGGCAGTCAAGAGCGAGCCGACAAAGAGCTGACGGAGCGGACAATAATAGAAGAGTATTTGCCGGTTGCAATTAGCCTCGAAGAGTTAAGTAGCATTACAGATCAAGTTTTAAAAGAAACTGGGCTATCGAGTATGCAGGCAATGGGGCAGGTGATTAGTGCTGTCAAAGCCAAGGTTGGTCCTGCGGCTGATGGTGGTGCCATAGCAAAGTTAGTCAAAGAAAGGTTATTACGATAA
- the def gene encoding peptide deformylase translates to MADIITLPNKHLRQRSKKVAVISDDITKLIADMEAATLAWEDSREHEVGVALAAVQIDSLTRVVIIREDFNDKENRNFEVFINPEIVKYEGVLKEDFEGCLSIRDVYGKVTRHSKVRIKALDRNGKPIRLKAEGFLARVFQHEIDHTNGVVFIDHIKDNAEAFYKLDRKGHLEPLNYDASIKGNKELWG, encoded by the coding sequence ATGGCCGATATCATTACTTTGCCCAACAAACACTTAAGACAGCGCTCTAAAAAAGTTGCAGTCATTAGTGATGACATAACAAAGTTGATTGCCGATATGGAAGCCGCTACCTTGGCCTGGGAAGACAGCCGAGAACATGAAGTTGGCGTGGCGCTCGCGGCTGTTCAGATCGACAGTCTTACTAGAGTGGTGATTATCCGCGAGGACTTTAATGACAAAGAGAATCGAAACTTTGAAGTTTTCATCAATCCAGAGATCGTAAAATACGAGGGAGTTCTGAAAGAAGATTTTGAGGGCTGTCTGAGTATTCGCGACGTTTACGGCAAAGTTACTCGACATAGCAAAGTACGGATCAAAGCACTTGATCGTAATGGCAAACCGATCCGCTTAAAAGCCGAGGGGTTCCTAGCTCGGGTATTCCAGCACGAGATAGACCATACCAACGGTGTAGTATTCATTGATCATATAAAAGATAACGCAGAGGCTTTTTACAAACTTGACCGTAAGGGCCACCTTGAACCGCTGAATTATGATGCCAGCATAAAAGGCAACAAAGAGCTTTGGGGTTAA
- a CDS encoding transposase has product MPSRNVIKFDTPETFYHVYARGASKETIFRNTEDYKFFIKLFSRYLSKEPQESRLGPYPHLRGKVELLSFCLMNNHFHMLIYQNDKSYMAALMKCVMTSYSRYFNTKYGRTGPVFETRYKAAKIDDPSYFTHISRYIHLNPRYYKNYAYSSYRSIVDNDHEDWLQPERIMEEFNSVSEFKEFTQDYENRRNDLTDIKSYIAG; this is encoded by the coding sequence ATGCCTTCAAGGAATGTAATTAAGTTTGATACACCTGAAACTTTTTATCACGTCTACGCCCGCGGCGCGAGCAAAGAGACTATCTTTAGAAACACCGAGGACTATAAGTTTTTTATAAAGTTATTCTCTAGATATTTGTCTAAAGAGCCTCAAGAAAGTCGTCTTGGTCCCTACCCGCACTTACGTGGCAAAGTTGAGCTGCTGAGCTTTTGTCTGATGAATAACCATTTTCACATGTTAATCTATCAAAACGATAAATCCTATATGGCAGCTCTGATGAAATGTGTAATGACGAGCTACAGTCGATATTTTAACACTAAGTATGGTAGAACTGGGCCTGTTTTCGAGACTAGATACAAAGCAGCCAAGATTGACGATCCTAGCTACTTTACACATATTAGCCGCTACATACACTTGAATCCGCGGTATTACAAGAACTATGCGTACTCTAGTTACCGATCTATTGTTGATAATGATCATGAAGATTGGCTGCAGCCAGAAAGAATTATGGAAGAATTCAATTCAGTTTCTGAGTTTAAAGAATTCACACAAGACTACGAAAATAGGCGAAACGATTTAACAGATATAAAAAGCTATATCGCTGGGTAA